The Antarcticibacterium flavum genome contains the following window.
ATACCTACACATTCTATATTCTCACCTATATCTGAATTTGCGATAATACAACCAGACATCATAGCTTCAATTAACGCTCCAGGCAAACCCTCAGCATAAGAGGGATAAATAAAAACATCGGCAATACTTAACAATTCAGGTATATAGGTACACTTTCCTAAGAGAATAACTTTTTCGTTCAAATTAAGATGTAAAATTTCCTTTTCAATAGTAGCCCGGAAACTTCCCTCCCCCGCAATTAATAAAATAGCATTTGGAAATTTTCGAAGAATTTCCGGCATAACTTTTATTATGTCTAATTGTCCTTTTCTCTCAATTAACCTACTTACATTCAATAAGATTTTTTTTCCAGCAAGACCTAACTCCTCCTTCAAATTAATAGAATCATTAGCAGTTATTTTTTCAAATCTTTGAGCATCCCTGCCACGATAAATTACGGTTATCTTAGAAGGAGGGATATGTAAAGCATTTCCTTCCTCTTCTTTTATAGTTTCTGAATTTGAAATAAAAAAATCCACCTTTCTTGCTGAATAATAATCTTGTTTAAAAGCCAACCACAGTTTTAGCTTCATGAAGAAACTTTTATTCTTATATCTTATCGCAGTATAGGAATTATTAACGAAGCTTCCTACCAATGGGATATGTGGAAAAAACTTTTTCATTTTTCGAGCAATCATATCAGACCTATATAAAGTAGAATGAATGAGATCCGGGGCTTCATGGTCATAGATAGTTTTCAATTGTTTCATAGCATCTTTAAAACCATATTTTTCACCAATATTTAAAGAATAAACTTTTACACCCTTACTTAATAAATAGGGTTTAAGCGTTTCGCCAGGATAAATATGCACAAAGATCGCCTCAGTATGTTTAAAATGAGTAGTAATTTCGGCTAAACTTTGTTCAGCACCTGCTACATTTAATGTATCAATTATATATAGAACCTTCAAATTCATCTTTTTTTTCCCCAAACTTTGTTTCCAAGTAAAGGTGTATTCGCAATTAAATATCTCACATAGGATAAATAATAAAATGGTTTTATTGTAATTGCCTTTTTGGAATATTTTCTGCTTTCTTCTGTTCGGCCAGTTCTATAAGCACAAACGGCAATTATAGATAAATAGTCAAAATGTTTGTCCGGGTGTTTTTCAAATAATCCCAAATGTTTATTTAAAATTAGCTTACTTCCCTGGTAAATTCCATCGAAATTGTGTCTAATTCTTAATCCACTGTGAATATATATATTAACTAAAGGATGTTCAATGATCTTAATTTGAGTTTTATATTTTTTTATTAAGTAGAGTAGTCTTATTAATATTTCAGTATGATGACCAGAAGGTAATTCTTCATCATAACCCCCAATTTCTATAAAATATTTTTTAGGATATAATAAAGTACCTGATAAAAAATTCAACTTTAAATTATTAAACATTGGCCCCAAATTCTCAGGGTAACCTTTTTCAATTTCATTAAAATTTTGATTCACTTTTCTCCACCCACAGGTCACTATAACATTATTATTTTCAGGAATTAAATTAGAAGTTAATTTTTCAAGCCAATCTTTTTCTACCCAATCATCACTATCTAAAAAAATTATATAATCACCCGTTGCTTTAGAAACACCAAAATTACGTTGTACTGTTGCTCCCCGGTTATCAGATTTAAAATACCTTATTCGGGAATCTTTATAATTAAGGACAACTTCCTCAGTATTA
Protein-coding sequences here:
- a CDS encoding glycosyltransferase family 2 protein; the protein is MLNSPTISIITPTYNRAHLLPRMLDSIINQNYANWELVIADDGSKDNTEEVVLNYKDSRIRYFKSDNRGATVQRNFGVSKATGDYIIFLDSDDWVEKDWLEKLTSNLIPENNNVIVTCGWRKVNQNFNEIEKGYPENLGPMFNNLKLNFLSGTLLYPKKYFIEIGGYDEELPSGHHTEILIRLLYLIKKYKTQIKIIEHPLVNIYIHSGLRIRHNFDGIYQGSKLILNKHLGLFEKHPDKHFDYLSIIAVCAYRTGRTEESRKYSKKAITIKPFYYLSYVRYLIANTPLLGNKVWGKKR
- a CDS encoding glycosyltransferase, whose amino-acid sequence is MKVLYIIDTLNVAGAEQSLAEITTHFKHTEAIFVHIYPGETLKPYLLSKGVKVYSLNIGEKYGFKDAMKQLKTIYDHEAPDLIHSTLYRSDMIARKMKKFFPHIPLVGSFVNNSYTAIRYKNKSFFMKLKLWLAFKQDYYSARKVDFFISNSETIKEEEGNALHIPPSKITVIYRGRDAQRFEKITANDSINLKEELGLAGKKILLNVSRLIERKGQLDIIKVMPEILRKFPNAILLIAGEGSFRATIEKEILHLNLNEKVILLGKCTYIPELLSIADVFIYPSYAEGLPGALIEAMMSGCIIANSDIGENIECVGMNTSLTFPVGNLEKLKLVILNALNHPDNFRKLRVQAKKTAIEKFSIENIASKYESTYMEFLKK